The following are encoded in a window of Thermococcus sp. CX2 genomic DNA:
- a CDS encoding TATA-box-binding protein, whose product MVDMSNVKLRIENIVASVDLFTQLNLEKVIEICPNSKYNPEEFPGIICRFDEPKVALLIFSSGKLVVTGAKSVEDIERAVNKLIQMLKRIGAKFQRAPQIDIQNMVFSGDIGMEFNLDAVALSLPNCEYEPEQFPGVIYRVKEPRAVILLFSSGKIVCSGAKSEHDAWEAVRKLLRELEKYGLIEEEDEW is encoded by the coding sequence TTGGTAGACATGAGCAATGTAAAGCTCAGGATCGAGAACATTGTCGCTTCTGTGGATTTGTTCACGCAGCTCAACCTCGAGAAAGTCATCGAAATATGCCCCAACTCCAAGTACAACCCCGAGGAGTTCCCGGGTATTATATGTCGCTTCGATGAGCCGAAGGTGGCCCTTCTGATATTCAGCTCGGGCAAGCTCGTCGTCACCGGTGCAAAGAGCGTCGAAGACATCGAGAGGGCAGTCAACAAGCTCATCCAGATGCTCAAGCGCATAGGGGCCAAGTTCCAGCGCGCGCCACAGATAGACATCCAGAACATGGTATTCAGCGGCGATATCGGCATGGAGTTCAACCTCGATGCGGTTGCTTTGAGCCTGCCCAACTGTGAGTATGAACCAGAGCAGTTCCCGGGCGTTATCTACCGCGTTAAGGAGCCAAGGGCCGTTATACTGCTCTTCTCATCAGGAAAGATAGTCTGCTCCGGCGCGAAGAGCGAGCACGACGCCTGGGAAGCCGTGAGAAAGCTCCTAAGGGAGCTCGAGAAGTACGGGCTCATCGAGGAAGAGGATGAGTGGTGA
- a CDS encoding DUF505 family protein encodes MWVIKKSEKAGEGWGMFLKRRHLEILKEMKNTESGAEIEAKLPEEFQIRAVELYILGFVELEGGKIRFTEAGKRMLELVEKLDVEKLPDVFADSEIIKILELAVETGEVPEEWMELLRERQLADENGVNELGRELLKIYRETHPVVYLTPEIVSFLRGMPKIGTLDELVNYKNARLYGDNITNALQAMRLLKISPATEKGKAFVATPAARLALKAASMVPVFTGAITLRKEDFEALKAGKRSAASDAQGFTDEKGITEFGKAMMETYEAIGREEERILPIYLLADELKVLEAIAEIEEKYKTNPEILPTYREIEKLAKVEDLGAVLHILESKELIERKLVKNKDTYWLTDWGRNAKEFGVVTADGMKALTYAESGDVPIAEWVLKAKEEGLIRNGITDKGRFYLRMSREIKRKPYLTKYDAAILLKTPKRKYISRSELVELVRDYVGGDERDIVRAIGEAEAKGFIVELQNGMVKLTELGEKVKTAIENAKVQEVIATKFGITPTTYNVLRVIYENLEVFNRIWKEKGEVKDYKQDEVDVIRKHLSLSEEEIKKALTVLRALGFLGEKSLTEAGRLLVEAYL; translated from the coding sequence ATGTGGGTAATAAAAAAGTCCGAAAAGGCAGGGGAGGGATGGGGGATGTTTCTGAAAAGGAGGCACCTCGAGATTCTGAAGGAGATGAAGAACACCGAGAGCGGGGCCGAAATAGAGGCGAAACTCCCAGAAGAGTTCCAGATAAGAGCTGTTGAGCTCTACATCCTCGGCTTCGTCGAGCTTGAGGGGGGTAAAATAAGGTTCACCGAGGCAGGAAAGAGGATGCTTGAGCTCGTCGAAAAGCTTGACGTTGAAAAACTGCCCGACGTCTTTGCCGATAGCGAGATAATCAAGATACTCGAGCTGGCCGTCGAGACCGGAGAGGTTCCCGAGGAGTGGATGGAGCTCCTCAGGGAGAGGCAGCTGGCTGACGAGAACGGTGTTAACGAGCTTGGAAGGGAGCTCCTGAAGATATACCGTGAGACCCACCCGGTCGTTTACCTCACGCCCGAGATAGTCTCCTTCCTCCGCGGAATGCCCAAGATAGGAACCCTGGACGAGCTGGTGAACTACAAGAACGCCAGGCTCTACGGAGACAACATCACTAACGCCCTTCAGGCGATGAGGCTTCTCAAGATTTCGCCCGCCACCGAGAAGGGGAAGGCCTTCGTCGCCACCCCCGCGGCGAGGCTCGCGCTCAAGGCCGCCAGCATGGTACCCGTCTTCACGGGCGCGATAACCCTGAGGAAGGAGGACTTCGAGGCCCTCAAGGCGGGCAAGAGGAGCGCGGCCAGCGATGCCCAGGGCTTCACCGATGAGAAGGGCATCACAGAGTTTGGAAAAGCCATGATGGAAACCTACGAGGCCATAGGCAGGGAAGAGGAGAGGATCCTTCCAATATACCTGCTGGCAGACGAGCTCAAGGTTCTCGAGGCTATAGCTGAGATAGAAGAGAAATACAAGACCAACCCAGAAATCCTGCCAACGTACAGGGAGATAGAGAAGCTCGCCAAAGTAGAGGACCTCGGAGCGGTGCTTCACATCCTCGAGTCAAAGGAGCTCATCGAGAGAAAGCTCGTGAAGAACAAGGACACCTACTGGCTTACCGACTGGGGCAGGAATGCTAAGGAGTTCGGCGTCGTAACTGCAGACGGAATGAAGGCCCTCACCTACGCCGAGAGCGGTGATGTCCCAATAGCCGAGTGGGTGCTCAAGGCCAAGGAGGAGGGCCTGATAAGGAACGGAATCACCGATAAGGGCAGGTTCTACCTCAGGATGAGCAGGGAGATAAAGAGGAAGCCATACTTAACCAAGTACGATGCCGCCATACTCCTCAAGACGCCGAAGAGGAAGTACATCTCAAGGAGTGAGCTGGTGGAGCTCGTGAGGGACTACGTCGGCGGGGACGAGAGGGACATCGTAAGGGCCATTGGAGAGGCCGAGGCAAAGGGCTTCATCGTCGAGCTCCAGAACGGCATGGTCAAGCTCACCGAGCTCGGCGAGAAGGTCAAGACGGCCATTGAGAACGCCAAGGTTCAAGAAGTCATCGCCACGAAGTTTGGAATTACGCCAACGACCTACAACGTGCTCCGCGTGATCTACGAGAACCTCGAGGTCTTCAACAGGATATGGAAGGAGAAGGGAGAGGTTAAGGACTACAAGCAGGATGAGGTAGACGTGATAAGGAAGCACCTCAGCCTCAGCGAGGAGGAAATCAAGAAGGCCCTAACGGTACTGAGGGCACTGGGCTTCCTCGGAGAGAAGAGCCTCACGGAGGCCGGAAGGCTGCTCGTGGAGGCCTACCTCTGA
- a CDS encoding DUF356 domain-containing protein, producing the protein MLNTIVLVRTDNFQKASVALADLVRYGGMRIRGDPRIIPPALSDWAFEKISGEKPRKKFKAHVVAQIDLPPAKAIGRLMDIHPPAHILVIPPDTEVHRELLRLWGTFEKLRGFHPPKRTKGEERAKRKEEDFEEF; encoded by the coding sequence ATGCTAAACACTATAGTATTGGTGAGAACCGACAACTTCCAGAAGGCCAGCGTAGCACTGGCCGACCTCGTCCGCTACGGCGGTATGCGGATAAGGGGAGACCCGAGGATAATACCCCCCGCGCTCTCTGACTGGGCATTTGAGAAGATCTCCGGAGAGAAGCCAAGGAAGAAGTTCAAAGCTCACGTGGTGGCTCAGATAGACCTCCCCCCAGCGAAGGCTATAGGCAGGCTTATGGACATCCATCCGCCCGCTCACATTCTCGTGATACCTCCGGATACAGAGGTTCACAGGGAGCTCCTCAGGCTCTGGGGAACCTTTGAGAAGCTCCGCGGCTTCCACCCACCAAAGAGAACTAAGGGCGAGGAGAGGGCCAAGAGAAAGGAAGAGGACTTTGAAGAGTTTTAA
- a CDS encoding multiprotein bridging factor aMBF1: MGKAKPKICEICGATIRGPGHTIRVEGAELLVCDRCYEKYGRKKPGTFSVMPTGREPRRPYARPRPKPAPKPRTERPLYTEDIVEDYAERVYQAIQRSGKSYEELSHEIGLSMKDLKAIAHGYREPTIKEAKKLEKYFKITLIERVEEVPKEKATIPKDYEPTLGDIANIRIRKRKK, translated from the coding sequence ATGGGGAAGGCAAAGCCCAAGATATGTGAAATCTGCGGTGCCACCATCAGGGGTCCGGGTCACACGATACGGGTCGAGGGAGCCGAGCTCCTCGTCTGCGACCGCTGTTACGAGAAATACGGGCGTAAAAAGCCCGGAACCTTCAGCGTGATGCCCACCGGAAGAGAGCCAAGGAGGCCATACGCGAGGCCCAGGCCAAAGCCGGCTCCCAAGCCAAGGACGGAGAGGCCCCTCTACACGGAGGACATCGTCGAGGACTATGCGGAGAGAGTTTACCAGGCGATACAGAGAAGCGGAAAGAGCTACGAGGAGCTTTCGCACGAGATCGGCCTCTCGATGAAGGATCTAAAGGCCATAGCCCACGGCTACCGCGAGCCGACGATAAAGGAGGCCAAGAAGCTGGAGAAGTACTTCAAGATAACCCTCATCGAGCGCGTCGAGGAAGTCCCCAAGGAGAAGGCAACTATACCCAAGGACTACGAGCCAACCCTTGGCGATATAGCGAACATCAGGATCAGGAAGAGGAAGAAGTAA